The Anastrepha ludens isolate Willacy chromosome 2, idAnaLude1.1, whole genome shotgun sequence genome contains a region encoding:
- the LOC128871799 gene encoding peptidyl-prolyl cis-trans isomerase NIMA-interacting 4 — protein MPPKKDTKGGSRDNKAVGSKKGGGAASEEKGKEKKGGNAVKVRHILCEKQGKILEALEKLKAGQKFPEVAAAYSEDKARQGGDLGWQIRGAMVGPFQDAAFALPVSNVTNPVYTDPPIKTKFGYHIIMVEGKK, from the exons atgccTCCAAAGAAGGATACAAAAGGCGGTAGCAGAGATAACAAAGCAGTGGGTAGTAAAAAAGGAGGTGGTGCAGCAAGTGAAGAAAAAG GTAAGGAAAAGAAAGGTGGAAATGCTGTAAAAGTAAGACATATACTTTGCGAAAAGCAAGGCAAGATACTAGAGGCTTTGGAGAAGTTGAAAGCAGGCCAAAAATTCCCCGAGGTGGCAGCCGCGTACAGTGAAGATAAGGCCCGTCAGGGTGGTGACTTAGGTTGGCAAATTCGTGGTGCTATGGTAGGACCCTTCCAAGATGCCGCCTTCGCTTTGCCTGTTTCGAATGTAACCAATCCAGTGTACACAGATCCACCCATAAAGACTAAGTTTGGCTATCACATTATAATGGTGGAAGGGAAGAAATAG
- the LOC128871798 gene encoding probable glutamine--tRNA ligase, giving the protein MTNQELLFQFQSLGMSEQKAKETLKNANVTKNLQLALTEVKGVPLHEGVGMLVYHMASKIKPQIAQHLPLLTRYIAERKLDTTLRVDTAIEYLLKNVQKIGVEINIQEFEEACGVGVVVTPEEIERTVQEQVQLHKAALLEQRYHFNSFKIMQDVRAQLKWADAKSVKSAIDVEIFDLLGPKTDEDLKPPPKAEKKKEKPKVNASEKFSTINSNGNESNTATDNNDGASTIAELMKTKVHFHTPGENYKTDGYVVTEHTERLLKEHLKQTGGRVQTRFPPEPNGILHIGHAKAININFGYAASKGGVCYLRYDDTNPEKEEEKFFVGIRDMVEWLGYKPYKVTHSSDNFQQLYEWAVVLIRKGLAYVCHQSADEMKGFNPKPSPWRERPIEESLQLFDDMKNGKIDEGAATLRLKLTLEEGKVDPVAYRIKFIPHHRTGSNWCIYPTYDYTHCLCDSIENITHSLCTKEFQSRRSSYYWLCNALEIYCPVQWEYGRLNMNYALVSKRKINKLITERIVSDWDDPRLFTLTALRRRGFPAEAINNFCAQMGVTGAQISVDPSMLEAAVRDVLNVSAPRRLVVLEPLKITLNNFPHDKPIVIEVPNFPQNPDLGSHQIVLDRIIYIEKSDFKLEPEKGYRRLALDQTVGLRHAGLVISVKEVKRNPQTGEVFELICECTPAEQAEKPKAFIQWVSQPIKLEVRLYERLFKHKNPEDTNEVPRGFLSDINEDSLVVLKACADHVLSNVKVYEKFQFERIGFFSVDPDTTADHIVFNRTVGLKEDAGKK; this is encoded by the exons ATGACGAATCAGGAACTGCTCTTTCAATTCCAGTCGCTCGGTATGAGCGAACAAAAGGCTAAAGAAACCCTAAAGAACgcaaatgttacaaaaaatttacaactgGCACTGACTGAAGTTAAAGGGGTGCCACTTCACGAAGGTGTGGGTATGCTGGTTTATCATATGGCCAGTAAAATCAAACCACAAATAGCCCAACATCTACCACTACTCACCCGCTATATAGCGGAACGCAAATTAGACACCACGTTGCGAGTGGATACGGCTATCGagtatttgttgaaaaatgttcaaaagaTAGGAGTAGAAATTAACATACAGGAATTCGAAGAAGCATGTGGGGTCGGTGTCGTCGTCACTCCAGAAGAGATCGAACGTACTGTGCAAGAGCAAGTGCAGTTGCATAAAGCTGCGCTGCTGGAACAGCGCTATCATTtcaattcattcaaaattatgCAAGACGTGCGTGCGCAACTCAAATGGGCAGACGCTAAGTCGGTAAAATCAGCGATAGATGTAGAAATATTCGATTTGCTCGGTCCAAAGACTGACGAGGATTTAAAACCACCACCGAAggcagaaaaaaagaaagaaaaaccaaaGGTGAATGCATCCGAAAAATTTAGTACGATCAACAGTAATGGGAATGAATCAAATACAGCTACGGATAATAACGATGGCGCAAGCACCATAGCGGAGCTCATGAAAACGAAAGTGCACTTCCATACCCCTGGTGAGAATTACAAAACTGATGGTTATGTGGTAACGGAACATACGGAAAGGCTACTCAAGGAACATCTAAAACAAACGGGCGGTAGAGTGCAAACACGTTTCCCACCTGAACCAAACGGCATTCTACATATTGGTCACGCAAAAGCAATTAACATAAACTTTGGTTATGCTGCTTCAAAGGGCGGAGTTTGCTATCTCCGTTATGACGATACAAACCCTgagaaagaagaagagaaattCTTTGTCGGCATACGCGACATGGTCGAATGGTTGGGCTATAAGCCATACAAAGTGACTCACTCCTCGGACAATTTCCAGCAATTATACGAGTGGGCGGTAGTGTTGATACGCAAAGGCTTGGCATACGTTTGCCACCAGAGTGCAGATGAAATGAAGGGATTCAACCCAAAACCGAGCCCCTGGCGCGAGCGTCCAATCGAAGAGTCTTTACAACTCTTTGACGATATGAAAAATGGTAAAATTGATGAAGGTGCAGCAACGCTTCGTTTAAAGCTAACATTAGAAGAGGGAAAAGTAGATCCAGTTGCTTATCGCATTAAATTTATACCGCATCATCGCACCGGAAGCAACTG GTGCATTTATCCTACGTACGATTATACTCACTGTCTCTGTGACTCTATCGAAAATATTACTCATTCACTTTGTACCAAAGAGTTTCAGTCACGACGTTCTTCCTATTATTGGCTCTGTAATGCTCTGGAAATCTACTGTCCCGTCCAATGGGAATACGGTCGTCTAAACATGAACTATGCACTTGTCTCTAAAcgtaaaattaataaacttaTAACTGAGCGCATTGTCTCCGACTGGGATGATCCACGCCTGTTCACATTAACCGCGTTACGTCGCCGAGGTTTTCCTGCGGAAGCCATAAATAACTTTTGCGCACAAATGGGCGTCACAGGTGCTCAGATTTCGGTTGATCCTAGTATGCTCGAGGCAGCAGTACGCGATGTTCTTAACGTAAGCGCACCACGGCGGCTGGTAGTTCTGGAACCACTTAAAATAACACTCAACAACTTCCCACATGACAAACCCATCGTAATAGAAGTGCCTAACTTCCCACAAAATCCGGATTTAGGCAGTCACCAGATTGTATTGGATCGTATAATTTACATcgaaaaaagtgattttaagtTAGAACCTGAAAAAGGTTACCGACGCCTCGCTTTAGACCAAACTGTTGGTTTGCGGCACGCTGGCTTGGTCATATCTGTGAAAGAGGTGAAACGAAATCCACAAACTGGTGAGGTATTTGAACTTATCTGTGAATGTACACCCGCAGAACAAGCAGAAAAACCGAAAGCCTTTATACAATGGGTTTCCCAGCCCATCAAACTGGAAGTAAGACTTTACGAACGATTATTCAAGCACAAAAACCCAGAAGATACCAATGAAGTTCCCCGTGGTTTCCTCTCTGACATCAATGAAGATTCTTTGGTGGTATTAAAGGCGTGTGCTGATCACGTACTGTCCAATGTTAAGGTGTATGAAAAATTCCAGTTCGAAAGAATTGGCTTCTTCTCAGTCGATCCGGACACGACTGCAGATCATATTGTCTTCAATCGTACGGTAGGATTGAAAGAAGATGCTGGCAAGAAGTGA
- the LOC128871801 gene encoding uncharacterized protein LOC128871801 — MTSLPRPPLNRIPAVAPTIKQDNAVKDLTKLSRLELLDLKERQNKLLANKENLKRLPDKGKRIQHFYDRVIAELDRRTNIDEAAQLFSELNIASRGQEVLNRLEWNGRLNSDNGEDPTEDVLDSDDEAELDPLRVIAQRTMHERRTTVLPPEPKLITEADLAEIETFKIKSQVNDTELSESIEIKEKSTAGDSSEVIDAQIVEINVGEKLLSLKPKLQHITENSPSSKTSSVSGDIRCSTPALQEVEQHVRYLVTKTELQVAPQREKFKPYKTTVSDVHNPVKERSRKKGKHWEVTAATPPLIQHCGTKMLTLIDSVDLQATYLAKMKELQEKQAEERLAARIVRLEQRNLKLPTEEELKTKAAFTAYRTTAVHIEGEQKFNEDDEVYDPLDEEKTGGGVTYTVYN; from the exons atgacTTCACTTCCTCGTCCACCTTTGAATAGAATACCAGCAGTTGCGCCAACTATCAAACAAGATAATGCAGTGAAAGATTTAACAAAACTTTCCCGCTTGGAGTTGTTGGACCTTAAAGAACGTCAGAATAAGCTTCTGGCTAATAA GGAAAACTTAAAGCGACTGCCGGATAAAGGGAAACGTATACAACATTTCTACGATAGAGTGATCGCTGAGCTAGATCGACGAACGAATATCGATGAAGCAGCCCAATTGTTTTCCGAGTTGAATATAGCTTCTAGGGGCCAAGAGGTGCTTAATCGTCTGGAATGGAACGGCCGTTTGAATAGTGACAACGGGGAAGATCCAACAGAAGATGTGCTAGATAGTGATGATGAGGCAGAATTAGACCCCTTGCGTGTGATAGCACAGCGCACAATGCATGAGCGACGTACCACAGTTCTACCACCTGAACCGAAGCTAATAACAGAAGCTGATTTAGCTGAGAttgaaacttttaaaataaagtcTCAAGTAAATGATACTGAACTATCTGAATCtatagaaataaaagaaaaatctaccgcTGGTGATTCAAGTGAGGTAATAGATGCGcaaattgtagaaattaatgTCGGTGAAAAGCTCCTGAGTCTGAAGCCCAAATTACAGCATATTACCGAAAATTCACCCTCATCGAAAACAAGCTCAGTGAGTGGGGACATTCGTTGTAGCACACCCGCCCTACAAGAAGTGGAACAACATGTACGATACCTAGTTACTAAAACAGAGTTGCAAGTGGCACCACAACGTGAGAAATTCAAGCCCTACAAAACAACAGTGTCTGATGTACACAATCCGGTAAAAGAACGATCGCGCAAAAAGGGTAAACATTGGGAAGTTACTGCTGCAACGCCACCTCTTATACAGCATTGTGGCACCAAAATGTTGACATTAATTGATTCAGTAGACTTGCAAGCCACTTATTTGGCCAAAATGAAA gaaTTGCAAGAAAAACAAGCAGAGGAGCGTTTGGCGGCACGAATAGTGCGACTGGAGCAACGCAACTTGAAACTGCCTACAGAGGAAGAGCTGAAAACAAAAGCTGCCTTCACTGCATACCGTACAACAGCAGTGCATATCGAAGGCGAACAGAAGTTCAATGAGGATGATGAGGTGTATGATCCACTAGACGAAGAAAAAACTGGCGGGGGTGTTACGTATACCGTCTacaattaa